One Pelodiscus sinensis isolate JC-2024 chromosome 25, ASM4963464v1, whole genome shotgun sequence DNA window includes the following coding sequences:
- the TXLNA gene encoding alpha-taxilin, whose product MMKDQGGEDKAALLPAGLPKMNSNLVLDEGDLAEAAAPPEAGEPPSQSRTCSSEPSADGNAESLTSEVQDKDEVGLVAEETKPSPPATCDVSEELSRQLEDILNTYCVDASQDGPGDDGGQSEPAEPDEADKCRSESPRNGGQEPGCPEMNGEKEGSKGPEEFRVNDECGERDQKRAQEKKKAKGLGKEITLLMQTLNTLSTPEEKLAALCKKYAELLEEHRNSQKQMKTLQKKQTQLVQEKDHLRSEHSKAILARSKLESLCRELQRHNRTLKEEGVQRAREEEEKRKEVTSHFQVTLNDIQLQMEQHNERNAKLRQENMELAERLKKLIEQYELREEHIDKVFKHKDLQQQLVDAKLQQAQEMLTEAEERHQREKDFLLKEAVESQRMCELMKQQETHLKQQLALYTEKFEEFQNTLSKSSEVFTTFKQEMEKMTKKIKKLEKETTVYRSRWESSNKALLEMAEEKTLRDKELEGLQVKIQRLEKLCRALQTERNDLNKKVQDLCTHTPQPDADVLEPLKDPSRDSSGEPAPGGAVAQQCPGEDCLRSTKPVPGTEPAENPGELSIGALG is encoded by the exons ATGATGAAGGACCAAGGTGGGGAAGACaaagctgccctgctgcctgctggTCTTCCCAAAATGAACAGCAATCTGGTGCTAGACGAAGGCGACTTAGCtgaggctgcagcaccccctgaagCTGGGGAACCCCCAAGCCAGTCCAGGACTTGCAGCTCTGAGCCATCTGCTGATGGCAATGCTGAGAGCCTGACTAGTGAGGTGCAGGATAAAGATGAGG ttggtcttgtggcagaagagacaaaaccctccccacctgccacgtGTGATGTTTCGGAAGAGCTGAGCCGGCAGCTGGAGGACATCCTGAACACGTACTGCGTGGATGCCAGCCAGGACGGTCCAGGAGATGACGGTGGACAGAGTGAGCCTGCAGAGCCAGACGAAGCAGACAAGTGCCGGAGCGAATCCCCCAGGAATGGcgggcaggaaccaggctgccccGAGATGAACGGAGAGAAGGAGGGCTCCAAGGGTCCGGAAGAGTTCCGAGTCAATGACGAGTGTGGGGAGCGTGATCAGAAACGGGCCCAGGAGAAGAAAAAAGCCAAGGGTCTCG GCAAGGAGATCACGTTGCTGATGCAGACGCTCAACACGCTGAGCACCCCGGAGGAGAAGCTGGCGGCCCTTTGCAAGAAATACGCTGAGCTG CTGGAAGAGCACAGGAACTCCCAGAAGCAGATGAAGACCCTTCAGAAGAAGCAGACGCAGCTGGTGCAGGAAAAGGACCATCTGAGGAGTGAACATAGCAAGGCCATCCTGGCCCGCAGCAAGCTGGAGAGTTTGTGCCGCGAGCTCCAAAGACACAACCGCACCCTCAAG GAGGAAGGCGTCCAGCGTGcgcgagaggaggaggagaaacggAAGGAAGTGACATCCCATTTCCAGGTGACGCTGAACGACATCCAGCTGCAGATGGAGCAGCACAACGAGCGGAACGCCAAGCTGCGCCAAGAGAACATGGAGCTGGCGGAGAGGCTGAAAAAGCTCATTGAGCAGTACGAGCTGCGGGAGGAG CATATCGATAAGGTGTTCAAACACAAGGacttgcagcagcagctggtggatgCCAAGCTCCAGCAGGCCCAGGAGATGCTGACGGAGGCAGAGGAGAGACACCAGCGGGAGAAGGACTTT CTGCTGAAAGAGGCCGTGGAGTCGCAGAGAATGTGTGagctgatgaagcagcaggagaccCATCTCAAACAGCAG CTTGCCCTCTACACGGAGAAGTTTGAGGAGTTTCAGAACACACTTTCCAAGAGCAGCGAGGTGTTCACTACATTCAAACAGGAGATGGAGAAG ATGACAAAAAAGATCAAGAAGCTGGAGAAGGAGACCACCGTGTACCGGTCTCGCTGGGAGAGCAGCAACAAGGCTCTGTTGGAGATGGCTGAGGAG AAAACCCTTCGGGACAAGGAGCTGGAGGGGCTTCAGGTGAAAATCCAGCGCCTGGAGAAGCTGTGCCGAGCCCTTCAGACCGAGCGTAATGACCTGAACAAGAAGGTGCAGGACCTGTGCACCCATACGCCTCAGCCCGACGCAGACGTGCTGGAACCCCTCAAGGACCCATCTCGAGACAGCTCTGGTGAGccggcaccagggggcgctgtagcACAGCAGTGCCCTGGGGAAGATTGTCTTCGTTCCACGAAGCCCGTGCCCGGCACAGAACCTGCGGAGAACCCGGGAGAACTGAGCATAGGAGCGCTGGGTTAG